The genomic segment GTCACGAAGAATGGCGTCGGCATCCAGACCTTTGGTCATATCGGTGGCGATGAAACCGGGGGCCACCGCATTCACCGTGATGCCGCGGCTGGCCAGTTCCTTGGCCGTGCTGCGGGTCAGTCCAACAACCCCCGCCTTGGCCGCTGCGTAGTTCGCTTGGCCGGCATTCCCCATCAGGCCCACCACCGATGTGATGTTGATGATTCGACCACTTTTCTGCTTGAGCATCGGACGTGCGACGGCACGACTGCACAGGAACACCCCTGTGAGGTTGAGATCAATCACCGCCTGCCAGTCGCTGGTTTTCATGCGCATCAGCAGGCCGTCCCGCGTGATCCCGGCGTTGTTCACGAGAACATCCAGTCGACCGCTGCGCTCCAGCACGGTTTTGAACAGGGTTTCCACGTCGTCTTCGAGCGACACATTCGCCTGCAGCGCGTAGGCCTTGCCGCCTCCCTCCCTGATCAGGCCGACGACCTCTTCAGCGGCTCCTGCGGAACTGGAATAGTTCACCACCACTTCAGCCCCTGCGTCTGCCAACGCAAGCGCGACGGCGCGGCCGATGCCCCGTCCGCCTCCCGTCACCAGTGCGGTCTGACCGGCGATCGAAGCAGGGGTGGTCATGAAGAGCTTTGAGCTCGCAGGATCGTAGGGATCCGCAGTTCCATCCTCAAAGAGCGTTCATGCAGGCATGTTGTCGACGGTGATCACCGCCTCACCCAGCAGGCCCTGAAAGACGGCGAGTTGCTCCTTGCTTCCCAGCACAATCAGCAGTTGTCCTGGACCGAGCTGCACATCGCT from the Synechococcus sp. KORDI-100 genome contains:
- the fabG gene encoding 3-oxoacyl-[acyl-carrier-protein] reductase, producing the protein MTTPASIAGQTALVTGGGRGIGRAVALALADAGAEVVVNYSSSAGAAEEVVGLIREGGGKAYALQANVSLEDDVETLFKTVLERSGRLDVLVNNAGITRDGLLMRMKTSDWQAVIDLNLTGVFLCSRAVARPMLKQKSGRIINITSVVGLMGNAGQANYAAAKAGVVGLTRSTAKELASRGITVNAVAPGFIATDMTKGLDADAILRDIPLGTFGTQEQVAGAVRFLAADPAAAYITGQVLQVDGGMVMA